The Leucothrix mucor DSM 2157 DNA window CAGCACGGCAGACAGCCGTTATCTAATGGCAACCCTCTCGGCAACCGACAACCCGCCTTACATGGCGGTTAAGGCGCTGGTGGTGAATCAAAAAAACAGCGAACAGGGTTTGGATGCAATCAATGCCACGATCACCTTGCTCAATAGCCAAACGGGTCTACCGGACGCGGTAATGGATGGCAACTGGATTACGGCAATTCGTACCGCAGCAGCCAGTGCAGTCGCTGCAAGGCGCATGGCAAACCCAGACTCCTCAGTGCTAACGTTTATTGGCTGCGGCGTCCAAGCCTTTAGCCACTTGCAACTATTCTCTGAAATGTTCCCATTGCGCGAAGTGCGTCTACTTGGCCGCGGCTTAAAGAACCGTCAGGCATTGATCGCTAAAGTCGAGTCGATGGGCTTAACAGCGGTCGATTGTGAGAGTGCAGAGCAAGCGGTTACCGGTGCCGATTTAGTGGTTTCCTCAATCCCATTAACCACCAAAGTTGAGCCCTTTATTGATGCAGCTTGGATTGCTGAGGGCGCATTTGTGTGTTCGGTTGATTTAGGAATCCCATGGATGCCAGAGAGCTTATCCATATTCGATCGAATTTTGGTGGATGACTTGCAGCAGGAAGCCGCAATGCCTCAGCCTCTGGTGAACCCTGAGCTGGTGAATGGCGATGTGAATGGCTTGTTGTGCGGCGATGTGAGCGGGCGGGAGTCATCCAAAGAGCGCACGGCATTTATGTTTAGAGCCGTGCCATTAGGTGATTTAGCCTTGGCAACTTTAGCGTATGAAAGCGCCAAAGCTCAAAACGTGGGCACCGAAATTTAAGCGCCTGCTAGGCTAAATCCCAGACCAAAAAAAACCTGCTTCCCAATTGATTGGGAGCAGGTTCAGATGTCGTGCATTAAGCCGGATTAGCGATTTCCGCTACTAGCACCAGTAGTGCTTTTTGGCTTAGGGCGACGGCGTCTGGCAGGCTTGTCACCACGAGGAATATCGCGGTTGCCTGAGCCACCTGGCTTCTTCGGCTTTCTCGGACGTTGCTGCTTCTCGCCAAAGCG harbors:
- a CDS encoding ornithine cyclodeaminase family protein, giving the protein MLYLSKQTLESLDISTDAMLNKLEQLIREQGQGNVYSAPKAAISTADSRYLMATLSATDNPPYMAVKALVVNQKNSEQGLDAINATITLLNSQTGLPDAVMDGNWITAIRTAAASAVAARRMANPDSSVLTFIGCGVQAFSHLQLFSEMFPLREVRLLGRGLKNRQALIAKVESMGLTAVDCESAEQAVTGADLVVSSIPLTTKVEPFIDAAWIAEGAFVCSVDLGIPWMPESLSIFDRILVDDLQQEAAMPQPLVNPELVNGDVNGLLCGDVSGRESSKERTAFMFRAVPLGDLALATLAYESAKAQNVGTEI